In a genomic window of Methylobacter sp. YRD-M1:
- the trxB gene encoding thioredoxin-disulfide reductase, protein MSDVKHCRLLILGSGPAGYTAAIYAARANLNPVIITGMQQGGQLTTTTEVDNWPGDVEGLQGPALMERMQRHAERFNTEIIFDHIHTTDLSARPFKLTGDAGSYTCDALIIATGASARYLGLESEEAFKGKGVSACATCDGFFYRNKPVAVIGGGNTAVEEALYLSNIASKVTVIHRRDKFRSEKILSSKLLEKAESGNVVIEWNHTLDEVLGDDMGVTGIKIKNTHDGSTKEIDVHGVFIAIGHTPNTSIFEGQLEMENGYIKVKSGIHGNATATSVEGVFAAGDVMDSVYKQAVTSAGTGCMAALDAEKFLDELA, encoded by the coding sequence ATGAGCGACGTCAAACACTGTCGTCTTTTGATTCTTGGCTCCGGCCCTGCCGGATATACGGCGGCCATCTACGCCGCGCGCGCCAACCTGAATCCGGTTATCATCACTGGCATGCAACAAGGCGGTCAGTTAACCACTACCACAGAAGTTGATAACTGGCCCGGCGATGTTGAAGGTCTGCAAGGTCCGGCTCTGATGGAGAGAATGCAGAGACATGCTGAGCGGTTCAATACCGAGATTATTTTTGATCATATTCATACCACCGACTTGTCAGCCCGCCCTTTCAAACTGACCGGCGATGCCGGCAGTTATACCTGCGATGCGCTGATTATTGCTACCGGCGCCTCGGCTCGGTATTTGGGACTGGAATCGGAGGAAGCCTTTAAAGGCAAAGGCGTTTCGGCCTGCGCAACCTGTGACGGATTCTTCTACAGAAATAAACCGGTCGCGGTTATCGGCGGCGGCAATACTGCTGTTGAAGAGGCGTTGTATTTATCGAATATCGCTTCGAAAGTCACCGTCATCCACCGCCGCGACAAGTTCCGTTCCGAAAAAATCCTGTCCAGCAAACTGCTTGAAAAAGCGGAAAGCGGCAATGTCGTCATCGAATGGAATCATACGCTGGATGAAGTTTTGGGCGATGATATGGGCGTTACCGGCATCAAAATCAAAAATACCCATGACGGCTCGACCAAGGAAATCGATGTGCACGGCGTTTTCATCGCGATCGGCCATACACCCAATACGAGCATTTTCGAAGGCCAGCTTGAGATGGAAAATGGCTACATTAAAGTGAAAAGCGGCATTCATGGCAATGCCACGGCAACGAGTGTCGAGGGCGTATTTGCCGCAGGTGACGTGATGGATTCCGTTTATAAACAGGCGGTCACTTCAGCCGGAACAGGCTGCATGGCCGCTCTCGACGCAGAAAAATTCCTGGATGAATTAGCATAG
- a CDS encoding GFA family protein produces the protein MKYQGSCHCGGIRFEVEAPEDLQVEECNCSICAKSGFLHLIVPKSKFRLLSAEENISIYTFNTGVAKHMFCKICGIKPFYIPRSNPDGYDINVRCLDTKPRSITIEQFDGQNWEHHAHKLAHKSREI, from the coding sequence ATGAAATACCAGGGCAGCTGCCATTGCGGCGGGATTCGGTTCGAAGTGGAAGCACCGGAGGATTTACAAGTGGAAGAATGCAATTGCTCCATTTGCGCGAAATCGGGCTTCCTGCATTTGATCGTGCCGAAATCAAAATTCCGGTTATTGAGTGCGGAAGAGAATATCAGCATCTATACCTTTAACACCGGTGTAGCCAAACATATGTTCTGCAAGATATGCGGCATAAAGCCGTTTTATATCCCGCGCTCAAATCCGGACGGTTACGATATCAATGTCCGCTGCCTGGACACTAAGCCCCGTTCGATAACCATCGAACAATTCGACGGTCAAAACTGGGAACATCATGCGCACAAGCTGGCTCACAAAAGCCGGGAAATCTGA
- the acnB gene encoding bifunctional aconitate hydratase 2/2-methylisocitrate dehydratase, protein MLDQYRKHVEERAAEGIVPKPLNAEQVAGLVELIKQPPAGEEAFLLDLLANRVPPGVDEAAYVKAGFLAAIAKGEVTSPILDAARATELLGTMLGGYNIAPLIELLDNKALAPIAAKALSHTLLIFDAFHDVQEKAEAGNEFAQQVLKSWAEAEWFTSKPEVPEKLTVTIFKVTGETNTDDLSPAPDAWSRPDIPLHAKAMLKMPREGITNAEQQIEELKKKGFPVAYVGDVVGTGSSRKSATNSVLWFTGNDIPYVPNKRAGGVCIGGKIAPIFFNTMEDSGALPFECDVSNMHMGDVIDIYPYLGVVKRHDSDEVIAEFSLKTDVLLDEVRAGGRIPLIIGRGLTDRARKVLGLPASTVFRRPGSPADTGKGFTLAQKIVGKACGMAGVRPNTYCEPHMTTVGSQDTTGPMTRDELKDLACLGFSADLVMQSFCHTAAYPKPVDVEMQHTLPDFIMNRGGVSLRPGDGIIHSWLNRMLMPDTVGTGGDSHTRFPIGISFPAGSGLVAFAAATGVMPLDMPESVLVRFKGEMQPGITLRDLVNAIPYAAIQRGLLTVEKKGKKNVFSGRILEIEGLPDLKVEQAFELSDASAERSAGGCTIRLNEAPIREYINSNITLLKWMLSEGYGDVRTIERRIKAMQEWLANPVLLEPDADAEYFEVIEIDLNEIKEPLLACPNDPDDVRPLSEVAGTKIDEVFLGSCMTNIGHFRAAGKLLDKHAGHLPTQLWVSPPTKMDQSQLTEEGYYGIFGKSGARMEMPGCSLCMGNQARVADGATVVSTSTRNFPNRLGNNANVYLASAELAAVCSILGRIPTVEEYMQFARQIDETAADTYRYLNFDRIKAYREKAEAVETDK, encoded by the coding sequence ATGCTAGATCAATACCGCAAACATGTAGAAGAACGCGCAGCTGAAGGAATAGTTCCGAAACCGTTGAATGCAGAGCAGGTTGCCGGTTTGGTCGAGCTGATCAAGCAGCCGCCGGCAGGCGAAGAGGCGTTTCTGCTCGATTTGCTGGCCAACCGCGTGCCGCCCGGTGTTGATGAAGCCGCTTACGTGAAGGCCGGTTTTCTGGCCGCTATCGCCAAAGGCGAAGTGACTTCGCCGATACTCGATGCAGCCAGGGCCACCGAACTGCTGGGCACGATGCTGGGCGGCTACAATATCGCGCCGCTGATCGAATTGCTCGATAACAAGGCCCTGGCGCCGATTGCCGCCAAAGCGCTTTCGCATACCCTGCTGATATTCGACGCCTTCCATGACGTGCAGGAAAAAGCCGAAGCCGGCAATGAATTCGCCCAACAGGTGCTCAAATCATGGGCCGAGGCCGAGTGGTTCACCAGCAAGCCCGAGGTGCCTGAAAAATTGACCGTGACTATTTTCAAGGTCACCGGCGAAACCAATACCGACGACCTGTCGCCGGCGCCCGATGCCTGGTCGCGGCCCGATATTCCGCTGCACGCCAAGGCCATGCTGAAAATGCCCCGGGAGGGCATCACCAATGCCGAGCAGCAGATTGAAGAACTCAAGAAGAAGGGCTTCCCGGTTGCCTACGTGGGCGATGTGGTCGGCACCGGCTCATCGCGCAAATCGGCCACCAATTCCGTGCTCTGGTTTACCGGCAACGACATTCCCTATGTGCCGAACAAACGCGCAGGCGGCGTCTGCATAGGCGGCAAGATCGCGCCGATCTTCTTCAACACGATGGAAGACTCCGGCGCCTTGCCATTCGAGTGCGACGTCTCAAACATGCACATGGGAGATGTGATCGACATCTATCCTTATCTGGGCGTCGTCAAGCGCCACGACAGCGACGAAGTCATTGCTGAGTTTTCGCTCAAGACTGACGTACTGCTCGATGAAGTCCGCGCCGGCGGCCGCATTCCGCTGATTATCGGCCGCGGCCTGACCGACAGGGCGCGCAAAGTGCTGGGCTTGCCGGCATCGACCGTATTCCGCCGTCCGGGCAGTCCTGCAGACACCGGCAAAGGCTTTACCCTGGCGCAGAAGATCGTCGGCAAAGCCTGCGGCATGGCCGGCGTGCGGCCCAACACCTATTGCGAGCCGCACATGACCACTGTCGGCTCCCAGGACACGACCGGCCCTATGACGCGCGATGAGCTGAAAGATCTGGCCTGTCTCGGTTTCTCGGCCGATCTGGTGATGCAGTCTTTCTGCCATACTGCGGCCTATCCGAAACCGGTTGACGTGGAAATGCAGCATACCTTGCCCGATTTCATCATGAATCGCGGCGGCGTGTCACTGCGTCCCGGCGACGGCATCATCCATTCCTGGCTGAACCGCATGCTGATGCCGGATACGGTCGGTACTGGCGGCGACTCGCATACGCGCTTCCCAATCGGCATCTCGTTCCCGGCCGGTTCCGGCCTGGTCGCTTTTGCGGCGGCTACCGGCGTCATGCCGCTGGATATGCCCGAATCCGTGCTGGTGCGCTTCAAAGGCGAAATGCAGCCCGGCATCACCCTGCGAGATCTGGTCAACGCCATACCGTACGCGGCGATTCAGCGCGGTCTGCTGACGGTCGAGAAAAAAGGCAAGAAGAACGTGTTCTCGGGCCGCATCCTGGAAATCGAAGGTTTGCCCGACCTGAAAGTCGAGCAGGCGTTTGAACTGTCCGACGCCTCGGCCGAGCGTTCAGCCGGCGGCTGTACAATCCGCCTGAACGAGGCACCGATCCGCGAGTACATCAATTCCAACATTACGCTGTTGAAATGGATGTTGTCCGAAGGCTACGGCGATGTGCGCACGATTGAACGCCGCATCAAAGCCATGCAGGAATGGCTAGCTAATCCGGTATTGCTGGAGCCCGATGCCGATGCTGAATACTTCGAAGTCATCGAAATCGATCTGAATGAAATCAAGGAGCCGCTGCTAGCCTGTCCGAACGATCCGGACGACGTCAGACCGTTATCGGAAGTCGCCGGCACCAAGATCGACGAAGTCTTCCTGGGTTCCTGCATGACCAACATCGGCCATTTCCGAGCCGCGGGCAAACTGCTCGACAAGCATGCAGGCCATCTGCCGACTCAGCTTTGGGTGTCGCCGCCGACCAAAATGGACCAGTCGCAACTGACCGAAGAAGGCTATTACGGCATTTTCGGCAAGTCCGGCGCGCGCATGGAAATGCCGGGCTGCTCGCTGTGTATGGGCAATCAGGCCCGAGTCGCGGATGGCGCGACCGTAGTCTCGACGTCCACGCGCAACTTCCCGAACCGTCTGGGCAATAACGCGAACGTCTATCTGGCCTCGGCGGAACTGGCGGCCGTATGCTCGATACTGGGCAGAATCCCGACTGTCGAGGAATACATGCAGTTTGCGCGTCAGATCGACGAAACGGCGGCAGATACCTACCGCTATCTGAACTTTGATCGGATCAAGGCTTATCGGGAGAAGGCCGAAGCCGTAGAGACAGATAAGTAG
- a CDS encoding histone deacetylase family protein produces MKTLYYSHADFLLHDTGIGHPESADRLRSIDKVLDAPEFSDLIKASPPLGTKQQIRLIHTQAHIDTVFNAVPQHGLHYLDSDTVLSPGSGKAALRAVGAVCDAVDKILAGEADNAFCAVRPPGHHAEAERAMGFCLFNNIAIAAEYARTHYQLKRIAIVDFDVHHGNGTQAAFYEQPAVLYASSHEIPHYPGTGYPNETGVGNIINVPLAAGESGSEFRQKYNKIILPALRTFNPELLLVSAGFDAHKDDPLASIRLVEDDYQWITQELMGITGIYCGGRMISILEGGYNLKALAASVAVHVKTLLAYEVQAGK; encoded by the coding sequence GTGAAGACACTTTATTACAGCCATGCCGATTTCCTGCTTCACGACACCGGCATAGGCCATCCGGAAAGCGCCGACCGGCTCAGAAGCATAGACAAGGTCCTGGACGCGCCAGAATTCTCAGATTTAATCAAAGCATCGCCGCCGCTCGGTACGAAGCAGCAAATCAGGCTGATCCATACGCAAGCTCATATCGATACCGTGTTCAATGCCGTGCCCCAACATGGACTGCATTATCTGGACTCCGACACGGTGCTTTCGCCCGGCTCGGGCAAAGCCGCCTTGCGTGCCGTAGGGGCCGTTTGCGATGCCGTCGACAAAATCCTGGCCGGTGAAGCCGACAACGCTTTTTGCGCGGTACGCCCTCCCGGCCATCATGCCGAAGCCGAAAGGGCCATGGGCTTTTGCCTGTTCAATAATATCGCCATCGCCGCCGAATACGCCCGCACGCACTATCAACTCAAACGCATCGCCATCGTGGACTTTGATGTCCATCACGGCAACGGCACGCAGGCGGCTTTTTATGAGCAACCGGCTGTGCTTTATGCCTCCAGCCATGAAATACCGCATTATCCCGGCACGGGCTATCCGAATGAAACCGGCGTAGGCAATATCATTAACGTGCCGCTGGCCGCCGGCGAGTCAGGCTCGGAGTTCAGGCAAAAATACAACAAAATTATTTTACCGGCGCTGAGAACCTTCAACCCGGAGTTGCTGCTTGTTTCAGCCGGCTTTGACGCGCATAAGGACGATCCTTTGGCATCAATCAGGCTCGTTGAAGACGATTACCAGTGGATTACTCAGGAACTGATGGGGATTACCGGCATCTATTGCGGAGGCAGAATGATTTCAATACTGGAAGGCGGTTATAACCTGAAAGCCCTGGCCGCCAGTGTTGCTGTTCATGTCAAAACGCTGTTGGCATACGAGGTACAAGCCGGCAAGTAA
- a CDS encoding M28 family peptidase has translation MTEISVERLKTHVYKLAGEIGQRNIFHPQALDAAAQYITEEWHKQGYEVRPHVYKDRGIEHANLEITCEGKNRNREYILVGAHYDSVIGSPGANDNGSGIAALLELSRLFSGLKPNVSLRFVAFINEEPPFFYGDEMGSMVYAKAARQRREPIRFMIALETIACYRNTPDSQTYPPLLKYFYPDTGNFIAFVSNLRSRSAMLESARAFSASTDFPLETIAAPEIVPGVSWSDHSSFWRHGYKAFMITDTALYRYPYYHMPEDTPDQLDYEPFARMTQGLFFMLASLTG, from the coding sequence ATGACCGAGATATCCGTAGAACGACTAAAAACGCATGTTTACAAACTTGCTGGTGAAATTGGGCAGCGGAATATATTTCATCCGCAGGCGCTGGATGCCGCCGCACAGTACATCACTGAGGAATGGCACAAGCAAGGCTATGAAGTCCGGCCGCATGTTTACAAGGACCGCGGTATCGAGCACGCCAATCTTGAAATTACCTGTGAAGGCAAAAACCGCAATCGCGAATACATTCTGGTGGGCGCTCACTACGATTCGGTCATAGGCAGCCCCGGCGCCAACGATAATGGCAGCGGCATCGCGGCATTACTGGAACTGTCCCGTCTGTTCAGCGGGTTAAAGCCCAATGTCAGCCTTCGGTTTGTGGCTTTTATCAATGAAGAGCCGCCTTTTTTCTACGGCGACGAAATGGGCAGCATGGTTTACGCCAAAGCCGCCAGGCAACGCCGTGAACCGATACGCTTCATGATTGCACTGGAAACCATCGCCTGCTACAGGAATACACCGGACAGCCAGACCTATCCGCCTTTGCTCAAGTACTTCTATCCCGATACCGGCAATTTTATCGCCTTTGTTTCCAACCTGAGATCCCGGAGCGCCATGCTCGAAAGCGCCAGAGCGTTTTCCGCATCGACCGATTTTCCGTTAGAGACGATCGCAGCTCCGGAAATCGTGCCGGGCGTCTCCTGGAGCGATCACTCGTCTTTCTGGCGGCACGGTTATAAGGCGTTCATGATTACCGATACGGCTCTCTATCGGTATCCCTATTACCATATGCCTGAAGATACACCCGACCAGCTCGATTACGAGCCATTTGCCAGAATGACTCAGGGCTTGTTTTTTATGTTGGCTTCGTTGACGGGTTAA
- the ppdK gene encoding pyruvate, phosphate dikinase, translated as MTTRYVYSFREGDGKNKVLLGGKGANLCEMTQIGLNVPPGFVITTEACLDYLKNRQLPIGLMDEVKLQMRIVEQAAGKEFGAPIRPLLVSVRSGSAMSMPGMMDTILNLGLNQTTLEALIEETHDPRFGFDAYRRFIQLFGKVALGIADEKFDVHFENIKREAGVRTDTDLGPNDLKQICELFLQVVRNETGQPFPEDVYEQLELSIKAVFNSWMGKRAVDYRREFRITPTMANGTAVNVVAMVFGNMGNDSATGVGFTRNPGTGVNEMYGEYLVNAQGEDVVAGIRTPRPVQEMAAEMPDMYRQLVELRDKLENHYREVQDYEYTIERGVLYCLQTRNGKMNATAMVKTSVDMANEGLIDRERALLRIDPELLEQLLHPQLDPNNKIPPLTQGLPASPGAACGKCVFDANIAEMMGRAGEKVILLREETKPEDIHGFFAAQGILTSRGGKTSHAAVVARGMGKACVAGAEDIKIDVKSRQAIVGHVHIQEGDIITIDGGSGLIYLGEIPTVTPSVSGDLQTLLAWADHYAELKVYANVDTPAGARLAIDYGAAGIGLCRTERMFNAKDRLPLVIDMILADNQKSREAALKKLFPIQREDFVQLFTVMSPLPVTVRLLDPPMHEFLPGEQQLKDEIQALKQYEIIAKGQRVTLEMLGGHDELPAPFNRLGKDVIRKTIAKKQLMLKKVRDLYEVNPMLGHRGVRLGMSYPEIYRMQIRSILEAAAVCIQQGLNIAPEIMVPQVITAQELRRVREYVIDIRQEIEASYGLRLNFKFGSMIETVRACTRAGQLAEIAEFFSFGTNDLTQATFSFSREDAENKFLPLYNEVGLLEDNPFEVLDVKGVGQLMKMTVELGRKTRSDIKIGICGEQAGHPQSIRFCHHIKLDYVSCSAPRIPVARLGAAHAKLLESDYRENEEPYD; from the coding sequence ATGACAACTCGATATGTTTATTCCTTTCGCGAAGGTGACGGCAAAAATAAGGTGTTGTTAGGCGGCAAAGGCGCCAATCTTTGCGAGATGACCCAGATCGGCCTGAATGTGCCGCCCGGTTTCGTCATCACCACGGAAGCCTGCCTGGACTACCTGAAAAATCGGCAATTGCCGATTGGCTTGATGGATGAAGTCAAGCTGCAGATGCGTATAGTCGAACAGGCGGCAGGCAAAGAATTCGGTGCGCCGATCAGGCCGCTGCTGGTCTCGGTACGCTCCGGCTCGGCGATGTCGATGCCGGGCATGATGGATACGATCCTGAATCTGGGCCTGAATCAAACCACATTGGAAGCGCTTATAGAAGAAACGCACGACCCGCGCTTCGGCTTTGACGCCTATCGCCGCTTTATTCAGTTGTTCGGCAAAGTCGCGCTGGGCATAGCCGATGAAAAGTTCGACGTGCATTTCGAAAACATCAAGCGTGAGGCTGGCGTCAGGACTGATACCGATTTGGGCCCGAATGACCTGAAACAGATTTGCGAGCTGTTTTTACAGGTGGTACGCAACGAGACCGGCCAGCCGTTTCCAGAAGACGTGTATGAACAACTGGAATTGTCCATTAAAGCCGTATTCAATTCCTGGATGGGCAAACGCGCCGTCGATTACCGGCGCGAGTTCCGCATCACGCCGACAATGGCTAACGGCACGGCCGTGAATGTCGTGGCGATGGTGTTCGGCAACATGGGCAATGACAGCGCGACCGGCGTCGGCTTTACGCGCAATCCGGGCACCGGCGTCAATGAAATGTATGGCGAATATCTGGTCAATGCCCAGGGCGAGGACGTCGTGGCCGGCATCCGCACGCCCAGGCCGGTCCAGGAAATGGCCGCGGAAATGCCGGATATGTACCGGCAACTGGTTGAACTGCGCGATAAACTCGAAAACCATTACCGCGAAGTTCAGGACTACGAGTATACGATTGAACGCGGCGTACTTTACTGCCTGCAAACCCGCAATGGCAAAATGAACGCTACGGCCATGGTCAAAACTTCCGTTGACATGGCCAATGAAGGATTGATTGACAGGGAACGAGCGCTGCTGCGCATCGATCCGGAGTTGCTGGAACAATTGCTGCACCCGCAGCTGGACCCGAACAATAAAATACCGCCGCTGACACAGGGACTGCCGGCATCGCCGGGCGCCGCCTGCGGCAAATGCGTATTTGACGCCAATATCGCCGAAATGATGGGCCGCGCCGGCGAAAAAGTCATTCTGCTGCGCGAGGAAACCAAGCCTGAGGACATCCACGGCTTTTTTGCCGCCCAGGGCATACTGACCAGCCGGGGCGGCAAAACCTCCCACGCCGCAGTGGTCGCGCGCGGCATGGGCAAAGCCTGTGTGGCCGGCGCCGAAGATATCAAAATTGATGTCAAATCGCGCCAGGCCATCGTCGGTCATGTCCATATACAGGAAGGCGACATCATCACCATCGATGGCGGCTCCGGCCTGATCTATCTGGGCGAGATCCCGACGGTTACGCCCTCTGTTTCCGGCGATCTCCAGACTTTGTTAGCCTGGGCTGATCACTATGCAGAGTTGAAAGTATACGCCAATGTCGATACACCGGCCGGCGCCCGATTGGCCATTGATTACGGCGCCGCCGGCATCGGCTTATGCCGCACGGAGCGCATGTTCAATGCCAAGGATCGCCTGCCATTGGTCATTGATATGATACTGGCCGACAACCAGAAAAGCCGCGAAGCCGCATTGAAAAAACTGTTCCCGATACAGCGGGAGGATTTTGTCCAGCTGTTTACGGTGATGTCGCCGCTCCCGGTAACGGTGCGCCTGCTTGATCCGCCCATGCATGAATTTTTGCCTGGCGAACAGCAGTTAAAGGATGAAATACAGGCACTCAAGCAGTATGAAATTATTGCCAAAGGCCAGCGCGTCACATTGGAGATGCTGGGCGGACATGATGAGCTGCCGGCGCCGTTTAATCGGCTCGGCAAGGATGTCATTCGCAAAACCATCGCCAAGAAGCAGTTGATGCTGAAAAAAGTCCGCGATCTGTATGAAGTCAATCCGATGCTAGGCCATCGCGGCGTGCGTTTGGGCATGTCGTATCCGGAAATTTACCGGATGCAGATCCGCTCCATTCTCGAAGCCGCCGCCGTCTGCATTCAGCAAGGGCTCAACATTGCGCCGGAAATCATGGTTCCGCAGGTCATTACCGCTCAGGAACTGAGAAGAGTACGAGAATATGTTATTGATATACGACAGGAAATTGAAGCCTCCTACGGACTCAGACTGAATTTCAAATTCGGCTCCATGATTGAAACCGTGCGCGCCTGCACACGGGCCGGTCAGCTGGCGGAAATCGCCGAGTTCTTTTCGTTCGGCACTAACGACTTGACGCAGGCCACATTCTCCTTTTCGCGCGAGGATGCCGAAAACAAGTTCCTGCCGCTTTATAACGAAGTGGGGCTGCTGGAGGATAACCCGTTTGAAGTGCTGGATGTCAAAGGCGTCGGTCAACTAATGAAGATGACGGTGGAGCTGGGCCGCAAAACCCGATCTGACATCAAAATCGGCATCTGCGGGGAACAGGCCGGGCATCCTCAATCGATCCGTTTTTGCCACCATATCAAGCTGGACTATGTCTCCTGCTCGGCGCCGCGCATACCGGTAGCAAGGCTCGGCGCCGCGCATGCCAAATTACTGGAGAGTGACTATAGGGAGAACGAAGAACCCTATGATTGA
- a CDS encoding DNA translocase FtsK yields MAAVMEEKTFRGLREVALLSFSAGALFLLISLITFSNEDAGWSHSGAAQTVTNACGVVGAWLSDFTLSIFGLTAYLFPAMISWYGYLIYRQGRPTGGKVITALRWSGLIATVVSGAALFYLHLLRVKIELPGSTGGILGQETGDALLIVFGNSGATLFLLVVLLAGVTLFTGLSWIALLDLIGKSTVILCRFLGLKIMSLWQMSPLNRIEISVKPSSRVQAPEFSAEKPEVKKKPKLKMLPAIEAVPVIEKAVGKTVPILEKAETAIFEKVEKISKPKKQQNADFSIAGEGVLPPLTLLDERDTHVKGYSESDLEEMSRLVESILEDFNVVVEVVGVLPGPVITRFELQPAAGVKVSRISGLSKDLARALSVTSVRIVEVIPGKSVIGLEIPNREREMVTLRELLASKNFEKSKSQLTLAMGKDISGAPVVADLGKMPHALVAGTTGSGKSVAINTMILSLLYKSTPEQVRMIMIDPKMLELSVYEGIPHLLTPVVTDMKEASNALRWAVAEMERRYKLMSKMGVRNLAGFNQLITDAEARGETIRDPMFQLVRELEEGEEFPILTTLPSIVIVIDELADMMMIVGKKVEELIARLAQKARAAGIHLILATQRPSVDVLTGLIKANVPTRISFQVSSRIDSRTILDQGGAEALLGNGDMLFLPSGTSIPVRAHGAFVDDHEVHRVVEFLKKTAPTNYLDEITRESSDSSDGFGMGSGGGGSSGGEGDPLYDEAVQFVTESRKASISSVQRRFKVGYNRAASMIEEMEAAGVVSPAESNGSRVVLAPPPVRD; encoded by the coding sequence ATGGCTGCCGTGATGGAAGAAAAAACTTTTCGGGGTTTGCGCGAGGTCGCTTTACTGAGTTTTTCAGCTGGCGCATTATTCCTTCTCATTTCGCTGATCACTTTTAGCAATGAAGATGCCGGCTGGTCGCATAGCGGCGCGGCACAGACAGTTACCAACGCCTGCGGTGTCGTCGGGGCCTGGCTTTCTGATTTTACTCTCAGTATTTTTGGTTTAACGGCCTACCTGTTTCCAGCCATGATCTCCTGGTATGGTTATCTGATATACAGACAGGGCAGGCCAACAGGCGGCAAAGTCATTACAGCCCTGCGCTGGTCAGGGCTCATAGCTACCGTTGTCTCTGGAGCGGCTTTATTTTATTTACATTTGCTAAGAGTCAAGATTGAACTGCCGGGCAGCACAGGAGGCATTTTAGGCCAGGAAACCGGAGATGCCTTGCTGATCGTATTCGGTAATTCAGGAGCGACTTTATTTTTATTAGTCGTGTTATTGGCCGGCGTTACGCTGTTTACAGGGTTATCCTGGATTGCGCTGCTTGATTTGATCGGTAAATCCACAGTCATCCTCTGCCGTTTCTTAGGGCTTAAAATCATGAGTCTCTGGCAGATGAGCCCCCTCAATCGGATTGAGATATCCGTCAAGCCTTCCTCTCGGGTCCAAGCGCCTGAGTTTTCCGCCGAGAAACCTGAAGTTAAGAAAAAGCCCAAGCTGAAAATGCTGCCAGCGATAGAAGCGGTACCCGTTATTGAAAAGGCGGTAGGAAAGACGGTGCCTATTCTTGAAAAGGCAGAAACAGCCATCTTTGAAAAAGTTGAAAAAATAAGCAAACCCAAAAAACAACAGAATGCCGATTTTTCAATTGCGGGCGAGGGTGTATTGCCGCCTTTGACGTTACTGGATGAGCGTGATACGCATGTTAAAGGGTATTCCGAAAGCGATCTGGAAGAAATGTCCCGGCTGGTCGAGAGCATTCTTGAGGATTTTAATGTTGTCGTGGAAGTCGTGGGCGTGCTGCCTGGCCCTGTGATCACGCGCTTTGAACTGCAGCCGGCCGCCGGCGTTAAAGTCAGCCGCATCAGCGGTCTGTCCAAGGATCTGGCGCGGGCTTTATCGGTGACCAGTGTGCGCATTGTCGAAGTGATTCCGGGCAAATCGGTTATCGGCCTTGAAATTCCGAATCGCGAACGCGAAATGGTGACCTTGCGCGAACTGCTGGCATCAAAGAATTTTGAAAAATCGAAGTCCCAACTGACGCTGGCGATGGGCAAGGATATTTCCGGCGCGCCGGTCGTCGCCGATCTGGGCAAGATGCCTCATGCTCTGGTGGCCGGTACGACAGGCTCGGGAAAATCGGTCGCCATCAACACCATGATTCTCAGCTTGCTCTATAAATCGACGCCGGAGCAGGTGCGCATGATCATGATCGACCCCAAAATGCTGGAATTGTCGGTTTATGAAGGCATTCCCCATTTGCTGACGCCGGTCGTGACCGACATGAAAGAAGCCAGCAATGCCCTGCGCTGGGCTGTCGCCGAAATGGAGCGTCGCTACAAGCTGATGTCCAAGATGGGCGTCAGAAACCTGGCCGGCTTCAACCAGCTGATTACGGATGCCGAAGCCAGGGGGGAGACTATCAGGGACCCGATGTTCCAGCTGGTCAGGGAACTTGAAGAAGGTGAAGAGTTTCCGATTCTGACGACATTGCCGAGCATTGTCATCGTCATCGATGAGTTGGCCGATATGATGATGATCGTCGGCAAGAAGGTCGAAGAGTTGATCGCACGTCTGGCGCAGAAAGCAAGGGCTGCCGGCATTCATTTGATTCTGGCGACCCAGCGGCCGTCGGTTGACGTACTGACCGGCCTGATCAAGGCCAACGTGCCGACGCGGATTTCATTCCAGGTTTCTTCAAGGATCGATTCGCGCACCATTCTCGATCAGGGCGGCGCCGAGGCGCTGTTGGGCAACGGCGACATGCTGTTCTTGCCGTCCGGCACCAGCATTCCGGTTCGCGCTCATGGCGCGTTTGTCGATGACCATGAAGTTCACCGGGTTGTCGAGTTTCTGAAGAAAACGGCTCCGACAAATTACCTCGATGAAATTACGCGCGAATCATCCGATTCCAGTGACGGCTTCGGCATGGGCAGCGGCGGCGGTGGCAGTAGCGGCGGGGAAGGCGACCCGCTGTATGATGAGGCCGTGCAGTTTGTCACCGAATCGCGCAAGGCCTCGATTTCCAGCGTGCAGCGGCGCTTCAAGGTCGGTTACAACCGCGCCGCCTCCATGATCGAAGAGATGGAAGCGGCGGGCGTTGTCAGTCCTGCTGAGTCCAACGGTTCAAGAGTGGTTCTGGCGCCGCCTCCGGTCAGGGATTGA